DNA sequence from the Planctomicrobium piriforme genome:
GAGCCAATAAGTATTTCCATGTATACCGAGAACACAAATGTCGGATAACGAACAAGATCAACACTCCACAACAGATCATTTTAAGATTCAGTACCAAGACTGCATAGGGCTTGCAGAACGATTACGAGAAGCCGTAGTTGAACAGGTTTCCGAGCTACTGAAAGCAAACGGCGTAACTCTTGGCGTACCAATTGAGAGCCGAGTAAAAACATGGAATTCGATCGCTGACAAATTCGATCGAAAGCGACTTGAGATCAAAAACATCAATGAACTGGAGGATCTTGTAGGAGTGCGAATAATCCTTTTATTTCGCCGAGACCTGGAAAACGCCAACCGCCTCCTCTCCAATTCTTTTAACGTAATTTCGTCCGAGGACACAGCTGAGCGGCTGAGTGAGTCGGAATTCGGCTATCAATCTCAACATTTTGTTGTTCAACTACCAGCAAATTGGTTATCGGTCCCTAGCCTATCTGGATTAGGCACCTTGTTCGTAGAACTTCAGATTCGTACATTGGCTCAACACATCTGGGCTGCGGCTTCACACAAGCTTCAATACAAGCAGAAATCTGGCGTTCCACTGCCTTTGCGCAGAACCATCAATCGTGTTTCCGCGTTACTTGAAACGGTGGACCTCGAATTTGACCGAGTATTAGAAGAGAGAACCGCATATGTGGAGACAACGCAATCAGCGAATTCTGAGACCGACCCCCTAAATGTAGACAACCTCCGAACTCTACTTTCCGACCTCCTTCCTTCCGAAAATAAATCTACCGATGAAAACTACGCAAACCTACTCCAAAACCTGTTTCATTTTAAAATAAACACTCCCGAACAGCTGCGGTCCATTATCGGCAAACACCTTAACGCTATCTATGCATCAGAAGTAAAAGAACTGAAAAAGGCACGGGCTCATCCCTCTGAGCATGATACTACTAGGCTAGACCGTGGGGTATTCTTTACTCATGTAGGGCTCGCAAGAGAAGCGCTTCGGGCAGAGTTCGGTAACCAACGAGTAAATAACATATTAACAGAAATGATGTCAGACAAACCGAAACGACGCGTTTCACGAAAGCCAAAGAAATAGTGATCCAAGCAGGTAGCTGCTTAGAACGAAAGAGAAGGCATAACTTGACCGAAGAGCGAACTCATTCTGCAAATTGTTCCTCACTATTTCAGGGCTACGGGCGGTCCGTGGCGACAAAGACTGTCAGCTCAGAAAGATCTCTAGGTCAACCGGCATTACTGATCCCGACACTTGCACTGACGTGCGCTGCTCTGGCCCCTGTGGCATCGAATTGCGTAACCTGGCCGGTTTCAGGATAAAACAAGGATAGCGGGGGGGGAGAAACGGTTCATCACAAGGGACGCAGAATGATTGAGAGCAAACCAAAGGCCGGGAGTTCATCACGCACAAGTCCGCCGCGCAAGGCGGCTGCCAAGTCTTCAGGGAAGCCTGCAGGCAAGAAGGCGACATCCCGTGTCATCAGCGAGTCGGCTCCCTCTCAAGGCGACTGGCGAGTCGAGACTCTGGATGAGGTGCGGCGAATCATCCTTGAGGCTGACCCGGACATCACCGAAGAGCGCAAATGGATCAAGCCCAGCAATCCGGCAGGCGTGCCGGTGTGGTCCCATGCCGGGATCATCTGCACCGGCGAGACCTACAAACAGGTGGTCAAGTTGACCTTCATGCGCGGCGCGGCGTTGAAAGATCCACGCAAGCTCTTCAACTCCAGCCTGGAAGGCAACGCCCGTCGCGCCATCGACATCAGCGAAGGGGAGAAGATCGATTCCAAGGCACTCAAGGCCCTAATTCAGGCCGCGGTCGCTGAGAATCTCAAGGCACAAAACCCAAAGGCCAAGTCCC
Encoded proteins:
- a CDS encoding GTP pyrophosphokinase, coding for MSDNEQDQHSTTDHFKIQYQDCIGLAERLREAVVEQVSELLKANGVTLGVPIESRVKTWNSIADKFDRKRLEIKNINELEDLVGVRIILLFRRDLENANRLLSNSFNVISSEDTAERLSESEFGYQSQHFVVQLPANWLSVPSLSGLGTLFVELQIRTLAQHIWAAASHKLQYKQKSGVPLPLRRTINRVSALLETVDLEFDRVLEERTAYVETTQSANSETDPLNVDNLRTLLSDLLPSENKSTDENYANLLQNLFHFKINTPEQLRSIIGKHLNAIYASEVKELKKARAHPSEHDTTRLDRGVFFTHVGLAREALRAEFGNQRVNNILTEMMSDKPKRRVSRKPKK
- a CDS encoding DUF1801 domain-containing protein, with the protein product MIESKPKAGSSSRTSPPRKAAAKSSGKPAGKKATSRVISESAPSQGDWRVETLDEVRRIILEADPDITEERKWIKPSNPAGVPVWSHAGIICTGETYKQVVKLTFMRGAALKDPRKLFNSSLEGNARRAIDISEGEKIDSKALKALIQAAVAENLKAQNPKAKSPPKASGKVVLLSGGNPQIAKADGDAPVQAYIAAMPGWKSDLGKRLDEIITRTVPNVRKAVKWNSPFYGSEGQGWFLSFHVLTRYVKVTFFDGMSLQPIPPGGTEKSKEARWIDIYEEDELDEAQMAKWVKQAAALPGWTP